Within the Borreliella valaisiana VS116 genome, the region TTATATGAAATATGTAAAAAGGAAGGATTTGCTATCCCTTCTATTAATTGTATAGGAACAAATTCTATTAATGCAGTTTTGGAGGCAGCAAAAGAAATCAATTCTCCCATTATGATACAATTTTCTAATAGTGGTTCTGCTTTTATTTGTGGAAAAGGGTTGAAGATGGAAAAACCCCAAGGAGTTTCAATAGCTGGAGCTATTTCTGGTGCTATGCATGTGCATTTGATGGCAGAGCATTATGGTGTTCCTGTTGTTCTTCATACAGATCATTGTGCTAAAAATTTGCTTCCTTGGGTTGAAGGACTTTTGGAGTATGGTGAGAAATACTATAGTCAGCACAAAAAGCCACTATTTTCTTCACACATGTTAGATTTGTCAGAAGAACCTATTAAAGAAAATATTGAAATTTCTAAAAAATTCTTAGAAAGAATGGCAAAAATTGAAATGTTTTTAGAAATAGAGCTTGGGATTACAGGTGGTGAAGAGGATGGAGTTGACAATTCGGATAGAGCTTTGCATGAATTATTTTCTACCCCTGAGGATATTTATTATGGGTATTCAGAACTTTTAAAGATTAGTCCAAATTTTCAGATTGCAGCAGCTTTTGGAAATGTTCATGGAGTATATAAACCGGGTAATGTTAAGCTTACTCCAAGAGTGTTAAGGGATGGTCAAGATTATGTCATAGCAAAAACAGGAACAAATATTGCTAAACCAGTTTCTTATGTTTTTCATGGGGGGTCTGGATCTACAATTGATGAGATTAATGAGGCACTTTCTTATGGGGTTGTAAAGATGAATATTGATACGGATACACAGTGGGCTGCCTGGGAGGGTGTTTTGAATTATTACAAAAAAAATGAAAATCGTTTGCAAAGTCAATTAGGAGATGGTAAGGACGCTGATATTCCAAATAAGAAATTTTATGATCCAAGAGTTTGGTTAAGAGAAGCCGAAATTTCCATGAAAGACCGTGTGAAGATTGCATGCAAAAATCTTAATAATATTAATAGGAATTAAATAGAAATTCACTAATTTTTATTTGCAAGCTGCTTTTTGAGCGGCTTTTTTATTATTTTGTTAATTTTATATATTGAATTAAAAATTATTGAATATTTTAGTCATCTTTTTTGTTATTTTTGATTTTTTTTAAAGAACTTGAGCCAAATATTAATTGATTTTTAAAATTATTGTTAAATATTGTGTTTATGGAGCTGTTCTAATTTAAAAGGGAATCCATTAAGATTGTTTTTAAATTTAAAAAGCATATTATTTTGGCTTTATTTTATGTGCTTTTTATAGTGTTTATTGTTTTGTGAAAAATTAAACTTGAGTTTTGAGATTTAATTTCTTGAAAGAATAGCGGGCTATTGGAAAATTCTAAGGAATATAGATAGCTTATTTTTATAATTTTAATTGTGTATTGTATAAGCCATATTATTAATTTAAGCGTCATCAGCAGCAATATTGATTCCCAGTTCTTTGAGTTGTTCATTTGAGATTTTAGAGGGAGAGTTATCAAGAGGGCTTGCTGCAAAAGAATTCTTGGGGAATAGTATTACATCTTTTATTGAAATTGATTTTGTCATTAGCATTATTAGTCTATCAATACCAATTGCAATTCCACCATGATTAGGAGCTCCATATTCTAATGCTTTTAGAAAAAATCCAAATCTATCTTCCGATTTTTCTTTTTGAAATCCTATTATGTTAAAAATTCTTTGTTGAAGTTTTTTATTATGTATTCTAATTGAGCCTGAACCAAGTTCTATGCCATTTAAAACAAGATCGTAAATTTCTCCTATGGCTTTGTTTGGATTTTTTTCTAAATTGGTAATATATCGCTTTTTGGGGAGCGAGAACATGTGGTGAGCTGGTGTATAGGTTTTTGTATTTTCGTCATATTCAAATAGTGGAAAGTCATAGACCCATAGAAATTCAAATTTATTTTCATCTATTAATCCAAGATCGTTTGCAATTTTTATTCTAATTTGCCCCATTGCTTTGCAAGCAGTTTCCCATTTGTTATTAGCTGTAAAGAAAATTATGTCATTATTTTCTAAAGAATAGGTTTTTATTAATTGCTGTTCTTCTGTTTTTAAAAATTTTGCAATTCCTCCAGAAAATTTATTGTTTTCAATTTTTGTAAAATAAAGTCCCCGTGTTTTGTAAAGCTTTGCAATTTCTTCTAAATTGTTTATTTTTGCTCTTGAAAATTTATCAGCCTTATCTTTTACTATTAAAATTTTAATTGATCCTTTGTTTTTTAGAGTATCTTTGAATTCATTGAATTCTGAATTTTTAAGATTACGACTTATATCTTGTAATTCAAGTTCAAATCTAGTATCTGGCTTATCGCTTCCATATTTGTTCATTGCCTTTTTGTATGTTATTTTTTTGAATTTTTTAGGTAAGTTAATGTTAAGGCAATTTTTAAATATTGAAAAAAGCATATTTTCTATTAATTTAAAAATATTTTCTTTTTTGACAAAGCTCATTTCAAGATCGAGTTGTGTGAACTCTGGTTGTCTATCTCCTCTTGAATCTTCGTCTCTATAGCAACGGGCTATTTGAAAGTATTTATCAAATCCCGCTATCATTATAAGCTGTTTGTAAAGTTGTGGAGATTGGGGTAAGGCATAAAAAGATCCTTTATGGATCCTTGATGGTATTACAAAGTCTCTTGCGCCTTCTGGTGTTGATTTTACAAAAGTGGGAGTTTCTAGTTCTAAAAATTTTCTTTTTACTAAAAAATTCCTAATAAGATGAGTAGCATGACATCTTAAAATAATCTTATTTTTTAATGAATCTCTTCTTAAATCCAAGTATCTATATTCAAGTTTTGAGTTTTCACTTGCATTATTGTCATCTTCTATCATAAACGGCAATTCATTACACTTTGAGATAATTTCAATGTTTTTTGCCAATATTTCAAAATGTCCCGTTTTCATATTTGTGTTTATCATGTTGGAAGGTCTTTTGATCAATATTCCTTGAATTTTAATGCAATATTCAAGTTTTATTTTTTCTGCGATTTTTAAAAGGTGTTCTTTGGTTATCAGAACTTGAGCTTTTTCATATCTGTCTCTTATGTTTAGAAAGGTAAATTTTCCGTGGTGTCTAATTTTTTTTACCCAAGCATTTATTTCAACTTTTTTGTTTATCAATTTTTCATTCAATTCATTGCATTTGATAACTTTAAACATAATTCAACTCACTATTATATTATAAATTTCTTTGTCTGTTTTTGCATTTAAAATTTCTTTTTTGTACAGATCAACTTTTCCCACTACAGATGCTAAAATTCTGGGGTAGCTAACATAATCTTTTGCTGGGCACAATATTAATATAAAAACATGGCTTAAATTCTTGTCAAGAGCATTAAAGTCGATCCCCTCATGGCTTATTCCTATTGCAATATGTATTTTTGAGATTAAATTTGTTTTTAAATGGGGAATAGCAAAGCCTTCTTTTAGTGCAGTAGTAATTAATTTTTCTCTTTCCATTAAATCTTGAAATATTCTTTCTTTATCAATTTCAATGTTTATTACGCTTAAAAGTTCTCTTAGCACATCAGCTTTATTGCTTGCTTTTAATTCTAGAATAATGTTTTCCTTTTTTAACCTTTTATTTAGTTTGATATTGCTAAGGATTTTATCATAATTTATTGAGTAATCTAGTTTTTTTGCTCTTAAAGAGACCGTTTCAACTTCTTTGGTTATTTTTTCTAGGTTTAAGATTGTTTCTCTAAAAAGATCTTGTATTATAATTAAATGATTGTTTGGGCATTCAAATGTAATTTTGCTACCTTCGCGCTTTATTGAGAAAGATATATTGTTTTTTCTTGCATTAATATATTGTGAAGAATCATTTTTAATTTGTTGTGTGAAAAAACCTTCTTTTCTTAATTCATTTTTCAAGTCCCATATAAGAATTTTGGCTAAGTTGTCATATTCAAATGATACACAGATATGTGTATTTTGATCTATTGTAAGCTCTTTTTTAAGCCCGCTTTTGTTTATTTTGAATAAAAAGTTTATTATGGGTGTTGCAATGATTGTTGGCAAAAATACCATTATTATTATAATTCCAAATATTTTTTGGCTAATAAATCCTGAAGATAATGCTACATTTGCCATAATAAGTGAAACTTCTCCTCTTGGGACCATTCCGGTTGCAATTTTTAAGGCTCCAAGTTTGTTAAATCCCAAAAAGAGTGCTGGAATAAAGCAAAATGTACTTTTAGTAATTATTGCTATTGCGCTAATTGCTGATCCTAGAATAAGAACTTCTTTTGAGAGTATTTCATTAATGTCTGACATAAGTCCAATTGATGTGAAAAAGATTGGGATAAAAAATCTTTCAAAGATTGTTAGTTTATCTTGAATTACATATACAATGTCTGTTTTTGACATGGCAAGCCCAAATACGTAAGCAC harbors:
- the fbaA gene encoding class II fructose-bisphosphate aldolase; the protein is MGVLDKIKPGVVYGKELHSLYEICKKEGFAIPSINCIGTNSINAVLEAAKEINSPIMIQFSNSGSAFICGKGLKMEKPQGVSIAGAISGAMHVHLMAEHYGVPVVLHTDHCAKNLLPWVEGLLEYGEKYYSQHKKPLFSSHMLDLSEEPIKENIEISKKFLERMAKIEMFLEIELGITGGEEDGVDNSDRALHELFSTPEDIYYGYSELLKISPNFQIAAAFGNVHGVYKPGNVKLTPRVLRDGQDYVIAKTGTNIAKPVSYVFHGGSGSTIDEINEALSYGVVKMNIDTDTQWAAWEGVLNYYKKNENRLQSQLGDGKDADIPNKKFYDPRVWLREAEISMKDRVKIACKNLNNINRN
- a CDS encoding cation:proton antiporter domain-containing protein, which produces MNKKIFYITVLLYLPNLLFSYSTNYDIEVNMSSFVMSLAIIVISSISLGNLVTKIGIPKVIGQITAGIILSPNAFGKIKIPLLFPLGITPIGENYLINEKIFAISTIASIILLFTAGLETDLKLFIKFLPRGGIIGITEVVGTFTSFVLMASIIFNVPLISPTSLFIGIIGTPTSAGIAASILSAKKKMSTSEGVTIISTSIIDDVLSMLMLTSVITISRSISDLDIASSIKTIIQNILIWLCLTFSLIYISETLSRLLKKLNSVTLATVITLSLTFTIASIFQNLGMSFVVGAYVFGLAMSKTDIVYVIQDKLTIFERFFIPIFFTSIGLMSDINEILSKEVLILGSAISAIAIITKSTFCFIPALFLGFNKLGALKIATGMVPRGEVSLIMANVALSSGFISQKIFGIIIIMVFLPTIIATPIINFLFKINKSGLKKELTIDQNTHICVSFEYDNLAKILIWDLKNELRKEGFFTQQIKNDSSQYINARKNNISFSIKREGSKITFECPNNHLIIIQDLFRETILNLEKITKEVETVSLRAKKLDYSINYDKILSNIKLNKRLKKENIILELKASNKADVLRELLSVINIEIDKERIFQDLMEREKLITTALKEGFAIPHLKTNLISKIHIAIGISHEGIDFNALDKNLSHVFILILCPAKDYVSYPRILASVVGKVDLYKKEILNAKTDKEIYNIIVS
- the aspS gene encoding aspartate--tRNA ligase, whose protein sequence is MFKVIKCNELNEKLINKKVEINAWVKKIRHHGKFTFLNIRDRYEKAQVLITKEHLLKIAEKIKLEYCIKIQGILIKRPSNMINTNMKTGHFEILAKNIEIISKCNELPFMIEDDNNASENSKLEYRYLDLRRDSLKNKIILRCHATHLIRNFLVKRKFLELETPTFVKSTPEGARDFVIPSRIHKGSFYALPQSPQLYKQLIMIAGFDKYFQIARCYRDEDSRGDRQPEFTQLDLEMSFVKKENIFKLIENMLFSIFKNCLNINLPKKFKKITYKKAMNKYGSDKPDTRFELELQDISRNLKNSEFNEFKDTLKNKGSIKILIVKDKADKFSRAKINNLEEIAKLYKTRGLYFTKIENNKFSGGIAKFLKTEEQQLIKTYSLENNDIIFFTANNKWETACKAMGQIRIKIANDLGLIDENKFEFLWVYDFPLFEYDENTKTYTPAHHMFSLPKKRYITNLEKNPNKAIGEIYDLVLNGIELGSGSIRIHNKKLQQRIFNIIGFQKEKSEDRFGFFLKALEYGAPNHGGIAIGIDRLIMLMTKSISIKDVILFPKNSFAASPLDNSPSKISNEQLKELGINIAADDA